The genome window TCGCCGTCGTAGCTGTACCAGGAACCGCGGCGTTTGATAATGCCGGTTTCTTCTGCCAGATCCAACAAGCAACCAACGGTGGAGATGCCTTTGCCGAAGATAATGTCGAATTCTGCCACCCGGAAAGGTGGGGCCACTTTGTTCTTCGCTACCTTGACTTTGGCACGGATGCCGTATTCGTCGGAACCTTTTTTCAAGGTCTGGATGCGGCGAATGTCCAAACGTGCGGAACAGTAGAATTTCAGTGCTTGACCGCCGGTGGTGGTTTCTGGAGAACCGTAGGTAACGCCAATTTTTTGGCGTAGTTGGTTTAAGAAAATCACCGTACAGGCAGATTTGCCGATGTTGCCGGTAATTTTGCGCAGTGCATGGCTCATCAACCTGGCTTGAGAACCCACCTGAGTAGTTCCCATTTCCCCTTCAATTTCGGAACGGGGAACCAATGCCGCTACCGAGTCGATGACGACAATGTCCACCGCCACCGAACGTACCAGCTGATCGACAATTTCCAGGGCCATTTCCCCCGTGTCGGGTTGGGAAATGAGGAGAT of Geitlerinema sp. PCC 9228 contains these proteins:
- the recA gene encoding recombinase RecA, with protein sequence MARETAATPEKQKALNSVLNLIERNFGKGSIMRLGDAAKMKVETIPSGALTLDLALGGGLPKGRVIEIYGPESSGKTTLALHAIAEVQKTGGIAAFVDAEHALDPSYAADVGVDIENLLISQPDTGEMALEIVDQLVRSVAVDIVVIDSVAALVPRSEIEGEMGTTQVGSQARLMSHALRKITGNIGKSACTVIFLNQLRQKIGVTYGSPETTTGGQALKFYCSARLDIRRIQTLKKGSDEYGIRAKVKVAKNKVAPPFRVAEFDIIFGKGISTVGCLLDLAEETGIIKRRGSWYSYDGDNIAQGRDNTVEYIESHPDMLEKVRQQVREKLELGAVVSSNSVAGQKSDDSNSNGSDDDSSAETESE